The Oncorhynchus nerka isolate Pitt River linkage group LG3, Oner_Uvic_2.0, whole genome shotgun sequence genome includes the window ATACATGCTGCAAATGCACAAGTGGTTCTATCGTGTCATTATACACATTTAAGAATGTTTGTGTTCCTAAATGTGATGTTTTGTTATAGCTGAGTACTAACGGCAGTTGGAGGCCTTTCTccacagtggtgagacaacagCCCCAGCCTGCTGACATTCGGCCACGTAGTTAGCCAAGGCCTCACACAACACCTCCTGTCGACCCTCATTCAGACACACATCATAGAGGCATTTTGAGGCAAACTCCTTCACCGGCACTTTCTTATGACACTGTTCAAATGGGCCCCCTCTGTCTGTCATCAAACCACAGTACTGTGGTCCAGTGTAAAGTGCCCGGTCTGCATCTGAGCACGTGGGGCAGTTGCTGTTACAGACGTGCCAGCAGAATGGGTCACCGTCGGCAACACTCCAGGATGCCACCCACGCCGTGGTATTTGATGAAAGCACACCTGTGGGAGTGGTGAAGTCATCTGCTTTGTTACCATTGTAGTTGCCACAGATACCACCGAGGTTGTCGTAGTAACTGCTGCTGATGGTCACCATGAAGAAGGCTGTCCAGTCAAAAGTGATCTTCAGGCCGACATCTGTCTGGATGGTCCCTTGGATACCAGACTCTGTGATTCTGATGCTGTCAGACTCCAAACTCAAAGGGAGGGCAGACCTAATGCCATCAATCTgagaagatagagagatgaggaTTTAAAGAGGACTTAAAGCGAATGGAGAGCATAGAGGATTCTTACATTCAACTTCAACATGGAAAAACTGTATCACGTATAACTGGAAGCCACCCACCTCCACTGTCCCTCTTTGGCCACTGAGAATGGTGATCCTGTGACCACTCAGGTCTATGTTGGCTGACTTGAGGAAGGAGCCTTTGGAGTTGACGCGCAGCTCGTTCTTGGTCAGGATGCTGAACTGAGGCAGGGATTGATCTTTGCCGGTCGTATTCACCAGAATGTAGGAGCAGGTGCCCATGAAGGAGAAGGGCTGGCCGTCGAATGTGCTGTAATGAGGGTCACCGAACAACCAGCAGGTGGCCTTGGACTGGGCCACACATACCGCCTTATTGTTCATCACAACACAGTTTTCCTTCTCACGGCACTCAGTATCCTCACAGGGGTCTGACAAAATGTGCATTAGAGACATTAGCAAATCCTGATCATAGTAATATGAAAATAAGAACATTGACAAAGTTCATAATTTCACATCCAAATGTACTAACACAAAGCCATATCTGTTTGGTTGCATTattattcatgttttttttacCTGTGCTGTAGCAGTCCATGACTCCATTCTTCAACCCACATTGCTGACCCTCTTTGCACTGTGAGTTCTTGCAGGTGAATACTCCTGCTGCACAGCTGCAGGTCTCAGAACAGTTGCCCAGCATCACAGACTGGCCAGACTGAAAACCAGCAAGACATGTAAATGATATCATTGAGTTTACACTATGGTGGAAACCATAGGACGACTGTAAACAATAAATATTTACCAAGGAtagtgactgattatattatttgCACTTTATATTTGCATATAGCATAGAACAGATGCATGTCTTTAATTGTAATAATCACTTTAGGATACCATTAAATTTTTGAGATATGAAAAAACAATTTACTTGTCAATACACAATAAATCAGTATTCACCTTGTAATAGTGTCCATCAACCACACAGCCACAGTTCTCCAGTAGGACACACTTGCCACCATCAAACACAAAGCCGTCATCACACTGGCAGCCCTCCTGGCATAGTGGGCATTTGGGAGACTCACTCAGAGAGTCACAGGTGGAAGAACAGGTGTCGGCACACAACTCATAGTGACTGTTAGCTGGACACGTCAGAGCTGGAGGACAGATGGAAATGGGAGGAGATGCATGTTATCAAAAAACTTAAATC containing:
- the LOC135564020 gene encoding IgGFc-binding protein-like, which translates into the protein MLEVVEKDGSMAPFVVSVQQLTKIDDAMVTRRVEIQAYKYKISMSPRVIWEITVDDVATNLPLSLGDGKVRVYQNGINIIVVTDFGLMVTYDTVAGAIIQLPSTYKGVTGGLCGNYNDKKEDDFLLPSGLQEASVEKFAAGWLVVQEGVKCQTGCDGGLKCPPTSGPPPACSIIKSPKGPFAQCHAVVPPQEHFEECTKEGEGGDALCRHLQTYVTFCQASGGLVSSWRSDQFCPLTCPANSHYELCADTCSSTCDSLSESPKCPLCQEGCQCDDGFVFDGGKCVLLENCGCVVDGHYYKSGQSVMLGNCSETCSCAAGVFTCKNSQCKEGQQCGLKNGVMDCYSTDPCEDTECREKENCVVMNNKAVCVAQSKATCWLFGDPHYSTFDGQPFSFMGTCSYILVNTTGKDQSLPQFSILTKNELRVNSKGSFLKSANIDLSGHRITILSGQRGTVEIDGIRSALPLSLESDSIRITESGIQGTIQTDVGLKITFDWTAFFMVTISSSYYDNLGGICGNYNGNKADDFTTPTGVLSSNTTAWVASWSVADGDPFCWHVCNSNCPTCSDADRALYTGPQYCGLMTDRGGPFEQCHKKVPVKEFASKCLYDVCLNEGRQEVLCEALANYVAECQQAGAVVSPLWRKASNCPLDCPYHSHYELCGTACPATCADPNVPEICSKVCVEGCLCNKGYMLSGEQCVIKVSGCG